Below is a genomic region from Magnetococcus sp. PR-3.
AACAGTTAGGAAGCAAGGGTATGTCCGGCCTGTGGGGGGGGCGCACAAGCTTGCCTTGTTAAGAAGCAACAGTTGTACAAGCCGGGGGGTTGTGGAAAAGCATAGGTCGTCGTGTGGAATATACGATAGGGCGATCCAACACAGAAGCACACGTACAGACGGTGTGGGGGCTGTTCAGGAGGGGGCGGTAGCGCCTACTCATCCGTAGGGGGGCGGATGTATCAACAAGGATGCTTTGGATGCTTAGAGGCACCCTTTAAAAGGGAGGCGCTGTATTGAAGATTATAATTCTGGAAAAAACGACGTGACCGACTTATTTAATGGTCTTGCCCGTAAAAGCAATGCATCGGGCCACTTCACCGGCTTTTAGCTGCATACCTTCTTTGGCCGTCATCTCAATTTTAATATGTCCATTAACCTGTTGAACATCCATTTTATCAAGCTGGTTATAGGCATCAGACGGGCAAGTGCATTGACCGGACTGGCAGGCCTGAAACTGTTGCAGCAATGCCGCTTTTTCTTCGCTGGCATCGGTTTGAATATCAATAGCCAAGGAAGCGCCATTTTGTTTGATATCGTATTTCAAGTATCACCTCTCGGTGTAGAAGCCCTAAAGAACCTGATTCTTAACCTTCAAGCCAATAGAACGGGCTTGTGAACTTGATTCAGGATAACAAAAGAGGGTGTGTTAACACTACACCTTCTTTTAATGATACGTTCTTAGCATCGTTTTATTAAGGCTGTCACTTATAATTCATCAGGTTGTTCGTTTTTTTTGAACAGGTTTTGGTAATATCTGGTCAAATATGCTTTTACGGTCCAATAACATGTCAAAATGTCTGTAAAAAGGGTGGAATGATACACTTATAAGTCAGTTAAAATATAAAGCTATTCATCATTCTTTCTGCGAAATACTAATGGCCTTGTTTTTCTTGTTGTTTAACCATCGTTATAAATTGCCCTAACAGTTGGGGGTCCCATTGACCGCTATGTTGCTCAGCCTCGAGAATGGAAAGGGCTTTTTCTTTGGGCATGCCTTTACGGTAGACACGATCTCCTGTCATGGCATCCCAGGTATCGGCAATGGATACAATGCGTGCCAGGAGTGGCACTTCCTCCCCTTTTAAGCCATCAGGGTACCCTTTTCCATCCCAGCGTTCATGGTGCCAGGCGGCTATTTCAGCAAAGGCCTTAAAGCGCTTAAGTGGCCGCATGATCTCGGCGGTTTGGCCAGGGTGGGCTTGCATCTCTTGGTATTCAGCATCGGTGAGTGGGCTGGGTTTGTTGAGAATGGCATCCGCGACACCAATTTTCCCTAAATCATGCATCAAAGCCCCCTTTTTTAGGAGGTCAAGATGGTGTTTATCCAACCCTAACTCTTGACCAAGCCAGACCGAATATTTGGCGACCCTGGCTGAGTGCCCAGCTGTATAGGCATCTTTAACTTCCAGAGCCTGCATCAGGGAGCGAAGGGTTTGCAGATAGGCTTCTTCTTGGGCCTGCACCAAGTCTTGAATATTTTTACCCATATGGTTAACCGAGCGGCTTAACCGCCCAACTTCATCCTTGGGTACAGGCATAGGAATGCGTTTTTCCAGGTGCCCTTCTGCAATGGCGTTTGTGACGCGATCCACACGCTTAATTGGCCGTATGAGCATACGGTTAACCACATACCAAAAGATCAAGGCAAAGATTACCGTATGAACCGTTTGGATTTTTAATAAAGCGATTTCATACTTGTCGTCCATTTCACTGATGCGTGCCATGGTGGTGGCCATGTCTAGTTCAGCTTCTAGTCCTGCAACGACTTCACCGTGTTTGTGGAGTGGTAGAATAATATCCAGCACGTAGTGTGTTTGGCCTTGATTATCGGTCTCTTTTTCCATCTTCTGCCCCACAAAAGGGGTGTCTTGATGGAGTACCTGCCCATATTTACTGTTGAGTGGTTTGTCTTTATGGGGACCCGGTTGACTATGGGCCAGTACTTTGCCCGCCTTGTCGTAGATATAGAGGCTACGGAGTTGAAAATCCAAGGCCTTGCTGAGTGTGCTGCGCTGTATGCTGTGTAAGGATTGGGCG
It encodes:
- a CDS encoding HD domain-containing phosphohydrolase; the encoded protein is MLTRRLNLTIKLLVFIVLVSLINALLLMYHTEEQLEVAILDQVKKQAIHLLDETAHSFEQSTVPLNHPSIAQSLHSIQRSTLSKALDFQLRSLYIYDKAGKVLAHSQPGPHKDKPLNSKYGQVLHQDTPFVGQKMEKETDNQGQTHYVLDIILPLHKHGEVVAGLEAELDMATTMARISEMDDKYEIALLKIQTVHTVIFALIFWYVVNRMLIRPIKRVDRVTNAIAEGHLEKRIPMPVPKDEVGRLSRSVNHMGKNIQDLVQAQEEAYLQTLRSLMQALEVKDAYTAGHSARVAKYSVWLGQELGLDKHHLDLLKKGALMHDLGKIGVADAILNKPSPLTDAEYQEMQAHPGQTAEIMRPLKRFKAFAEIAAWHHERWDGKGYPDGLKGEEVPLLARIVSIADTWDAMTGDRVYRKGMPKEKALSILEAEQHSGQWDPQLLGQFITMVKQQEKQGH